In Pseudomonas fluorescens NCIMB 11764, a single window of DNA contains:
- a CDS encoding methylated-DNA--[protein]-cysteine S-methyltransferase gives MTFTFTTLASPVGELKLVANGARLAAILWENDKPNRVRLGPLSEAPDNPILVRARQQLTEYFAGTRNRFDLELDFTGTDFQKKVWQALLTIPFGETRSYSQIAEQIGNPSAVRAVGAANGKNPISIVAPCHRVIGASGKLTGFAGGLEAKELLLTLEGCEWSGANRMGDLFSN, from the coding sequence ATGACGTTTACCTTCACCACCCTGGCCTCTCCGGTCGGCGAATTGAAGCTGGTCGCGAACGGTGCAAGACTCGCGGCCATCCTCTGGGAAAACGACAAACCGAACCGTGTGCGGCTTGGCCCGCTCAGCGAAGCTCCGGACAACCCGATCCTGGTTCGCGCCCGGCAGCAGTTGACGGAATACTTTGCCGGCACACGAAATCGCTTCGACCTGGAACTGGATTTCACCGGGACTGATTTTCAAAAGAAGGTGTGGCAAGCGCTGTTGACCATTCCCTTCGGCGAAACGCGCAGCTATAGCCAGATTGCCGAGCAGATCGGCAACCCGAGCGCGGTTCGCGCGGTGGGTGCGGCGAATGGCAAGAACCCGATCTCGATTGTTGCGCCGTGTCATCGGGTGATTGGCGCCTCGGGGAAACTGACGGGGTTTGCGGGTGGGCTTGAGGCGAAGGAATTGTTGCTGACGCTGGAGGGATGCGAATGGTCGGGCGCCAACAGGATGGGCGATTTGTTTTCGAATTAA